A genomic stretch from Etheostoma cragini isolate CJK2018 chromosome 8, CSU_Ecrag_1.0, whole genome shotgun sequence includes:
- the LOC117948783 gene encoding cytochrome c oxidase subunit 8B, mitochondrial, whose product MSLPTVSRLFRSALRTQLVPVAHVSAKPAKHHISAGEQAIAMTALFVAILGPSGWILAHLEDYKKK is encoded by the exons ATGTCTCTGCCCACCGTGTCCCGCCTGTTCAGGAGCGCGCTCAGGACTCAGCTGGTCCCTGTGGCCCATGTCTCGGCCAAACCTGCCAAGCACCATATCTCTGCGGGG GAGCAGGCGATAGCCATGACTGCCCTGTTCGTGGCCATCTTGGGTCCCTCCGGCTGGATCCTGGCTCACCTGGAGGACTACAAGAAGAAGTAG